In the Callospermophilus lateralis isolate mCalLat2 chromosome 7, mCalLat2.hap1, whole genome shotgun sequence genome, TAGAGGCCTCTTAAAGAGCAGTTGCTATGTGCCAAGTCTGGGGTCACACACCTAGCATACATTATCTCCTGTAATCCCCATGACAACCCCAACTTAGGTgccattattatccccatttcatAACTGAGGAAACTGGAGACCCAATGAGGGCCAATCATTTGCCCCAGATGATAGTCAGTGGCAGAGCCAGTTCTTGAGTTTGAGAGTAGACCAGGCCTAACCTGGAAGACCCCCTGGCATTGTCTCTCCAGCTGCTGCTGCCCAGCACTCCTCCCCAACTCTGCAGCCCCATTTCTAGAGCAAGGCAACATTTAGAAGATAGGGCCAGCACTGAGCACCCAGGAGCTCCTCTACACCTGCTCCAAGCCCCCAGAAGCCACCATCTCACTCCTTTGCCATCCTCAGCTCTGGTCAGCACACAAAAAAGGAGAAACCCAATCCTATCCCCTCAGAGCCATCCCTCCCCATGCTGCAGCCACAGGACTCTAAACCCTTACACTTCTGCTTAACCCCCACATCCTGTCTCAAACCCTTCCTGTGTGTCAATAGCCACCTCCAACAGAGGACCAGCCGGAGGCCGCAGGAAAGATGCCTCATCTCCAAGAGACCcagcactcttggaaacctgcctTCCAGAGGAGGGTCAGGGCATGGCATAGCATGGTTCCCTTGGGAGGCAGGTCagcttgcccccccccccccatgaaGATGATCACCTCCAGAAAGGGCTCACATTGATTTTTATTGATGTCTTACAGGTAAGGACATCCCACCTATATTTCAAATTTATAACTGTACACAGCATACACATGTCCCCCCACCTTTGGGGAAGGGCGCAGAAGACAGGGTGGGGACAGAGGCCCTGGAGCCCTGGCGGGGGTGGTGGGGCAGGTAAATAGAGTGGGTAGAGGTGGGTTTTAAGAAGCATCTTGCTTACTGACATGAAGCCTCACGACCTGCAAGGGGTGCAGATGAGGCCTCATTGGCTTACGGGAGGGGTGTTGGAGGGCAGGCACACAGTGCCCAACTAGCCGGCCACACCGGCGTCCCAGGGACGGGGTGGAGGTGGGGGCCCTGCCAGGCCTCTGTTCCCCCAGGCCTCTCTCCCCGCCCTCTGAAAGAAAAGAGGGTTTGGGCCTCAGCCACGGACCAACGGCCTAATCGGCAGCGTCTCCTTAAACGAGATACAATGTGCATCAACGGGGCGATCGCCTCTGGCCCACAGGGCAGGCTGCGGGTGCCACTGCGCCAGAGCCAATCCTACAGGATCTTAGGTGGGGGTCCCTTCCCTACTAGAACTCTCCCTCTGCCCAGCATCCAGGTGGCCTCGGGGCTGGCTTGGGAGCCCCTTGCGGGCCACGCCGCTGGCTCACTCAGTGAGGTGCTGCGACTTGTAAGAAAGGATCTCCGCcgccagctgctgggggtccaggAGCTGCGGGAAGCGCCCCATCACGGCCTCCACCAGGTGCGGGGGGAAGACGCCACACAGCTTGGTGTACACACTGGCCCGCTCCTTGGCCaggccccccgccccgccccaggGACCCCCGCCAGCCCCTGGGCCCGGCATCGGGGCCTCCTGGAGGACTGGGGTGGGTGGGGGCAGCGGGTATGGCTCCGACCAGTACTCTCGGGACGGGAATGCGCGTGGTGGGGGCGTGTAGTCAGCAGGGACGCTGAAGTGGCCGGCACCCATGGCGCGTCCAAAGGCAGGGAAGGCAGGCACAGCCTGGAGCTCGGACCCATAATGGCGGTAGCCAGAGTAGAGGCCCTGAGGGGGTCCCGGCTCACCAGGGCCTCCCGCCCGAACCCCCCACAGTTCTGACATCTGACTTTCCAGGGAGCCGATGCCTGAGTCCAGGCAGTCCTGGGAGATGTATGGGAGCGAGTCCAGGGTCTGCGGGAGCCAGTCTGTGGGCCCCAAGTGGCCGCCGCTGCCTCCGCTGGGTGGGTGGCCCCTGCCCGCAGGGGCAAAGGTCTGCGTCAGCCCCTCCTGGCGGGGCCCTGAGGGTGCTTGGGCCCCCAGCTTCTTTCCCTCCTGGCTGCTCTGCTCACCGTCTGCAGGCAGAGAGCCAGACTGAGAGGAAGTGGAAGGCCGCTGGCTACTTTTGTCCTTGCCAGGGGCCCTGGGGGGTGAGAGGAGGGCATTGGCGCGGAGCTCATCAGCCACGGAGCGCTGGGGGCGGCTGGGCCGCTCAGGGTGGAAGAACCGGCACTTGACCCCGTAGGTGCATTTCCTCCCTGcagaggggaagggaggtgggCTGAGTCGACCAGGAGGTGGTGGTGGCAGGGAAACTTGGGGCTGGCTGGTCCCATGAAGGTGCCACCCAGGAGGAGGCACCTAGGGCACAGGTGAGGGGAGGGCAGAGCTGGGTCTCACCATAAGGGCACGGCTGTTTTCTGTGCTCAGAAGGAAGTGGCTTCTTACGCaggaagttgtccaggctgggtcCGTGCCGGCCCAAGGGGTCATCCGGGGGCATGAACCTGTAGAGGGCAAAAAGAACTCTCAGGAGTGGGATACACAAAGGGGGACTTCCAATTGCTGAGGACATCCAGCCTTGCTGAAAATCCAGCCATAAAACTGGGGCCTATCTTTAGGACAGAACAGCGCCAAAGTAGAAGGGGGATCCCCCAGCCCAGGGGCCACAGCTCAGGGGCACCTAGGGCAACTCCCAGGCTAGGGTCTTTCCAAGGTCATCAGGAAACCACAACAGGTATCCCAGCCTCGGGCTGCTTTCAAGAGAAATAGTGTGCAGCTGGACAGGTTGTCCTGGACGCTGACCACATCCTGTCTCAAGTGCTACTTCTCCATCCCTGAATCAAAGAACACCTGTCCCACCTAGACCCAGCCGGATATCTGCTGTCCCTTTCACTCCCAAAGCTGCCAGGAGCCCAGGTGGTGGCTCCCAATGGCCATAGGACCCAGCAGAGCCTGGTACCCTCCCAGAGCCAAGTTCATTGGGTCCCCCAGAACATACTTGTCATTGACAAAGGAGTACATGAGCAGTCGCTCCTCGATGAAGCGCTTCCACTCCTGCCGTTCGCCCTGGAGGTCCCGGTAGGTGTCATTGGAGACCACAACCCCATCCGAGTCGTAGGCGAGCTTCACGATGAAGCGGTCATCATAGCATACCACCCGCTTGCCTCCCACGCGCCGGGACGGTGTGAACACCAGGATCTTCTTCTTCTCCAGTTCCCGCAGAATGTGCTGGTCTGGGGGTGGCAGGGAACAAGTCAGGGCCCACTCAGGACCCAGAGCCAGGCCACAGGGCTCCCTAACCTCCCAGTGGCTAGGCTCTGGGGCTGTTAACCCACATTCACAAGGGTGGAGACCCGTTCTGCAGAGGCCCCTGCTGGTTTGCTGCCTGAAGACTATGGACACCTGAGCCCAGGCTGCAGAGGGGCTCTGGGCACAGAACTGGCCCTTTGGCTTCTCACACTCTGACATCAGGCCTGCTCAATCAGAGGGGTTTGGCTTTGGCTGTCAACCCAGCCTGTCCTGTaggggtccatgaagaagtgtccTAGCTCTGTCCCTGGACAAGGGACAGAGTTTCTGGCAAGGCCAGAGTTCCATTTGGAAGGGGCCACTCCTCCTGGAGCTCACAGCCAGACAGCCTGCCCCTGGATCTCCAGACTCCTGGAGAAACGGCGGTTTTAATCTAGGCTGGGGCTCGAGAGCGTATCCGTATCGGCCGGGGTTAGCATAGGCTGATACCCACCAGGCACCAGGAGAGCACCTCTAGATTAGCTCACAGGTCCACAGCAGGTGGGAGGAAGGCTCTGTACCAAACCCTGCCCCACCCGTTTTTCAGATGAGGAATGAGATTTAGAGCAGGGCTTCGGGATCCTTGCCTGGGTCACAGAGCCAGGAATAGACAGTCAGAATGCCAGGCCTCACTGTCCTGGCCCAGAGCCCTCAGccctaaccactgagacacacggCCCCTCTGCCACTGGGGATGCTGAATAAGTGACATACCACCAGAAGGACGAGGGAGGCACCCAGTATCTAAGGCCCATGCTGAATGAATGACATGCCACCAGAAGGACGAGGGAGGTACCCAGTATCTAAGGCAGAGACCTGGACAAGGTGACATCTAATGACCACTGTTTACAGCAGGGTTTTGGGGATACAAAAGCCCCGGAAAGAGATACTGATCCCTGGTCTCGAGGTCTAGAAGTTGTCAGCCCTGCCCAAGGGGTCCCTCTTGAGGAGAACCAGGGCTGTGGGACAGTGATATTGGTCACCTCCAGAGGTCCCACACACCTGTGATGGGCACGTCGGGCCGAGGCTGCTCCTTCCTCCAGGACGGTACGAACACTGTGATGTCGGTGTGGCCCCGCTCTAGAAACCAGGTCACAGCCAGTAGGATGCCCCGGCAGGagaacacctccttgttcccgtgGCTGGGGGGAAGGAGGGACAGGTGAGCCCACAGTGCCAGCTAGCTGGTCCTCACCCTCAGCAGGGCTCAGCCCGGGTCCTCTGCCTGTGGGCCCAAGGCCTCTGTTCCTGGGCTGGTTCCCACAACGCCTGAATGGCCAGACCAGTTGCGGGACTTTCCCCAAGATTCCATCTGCCTAAAGTGGGGATCCACCCAGGAATCTGGCAGCACTGGCTCCCCATGGAGGGGAGGGTCAGGCACTTGCAACACACCTGGGGGTGGGGAAAAGGTGCAGGGAGATTTCTGGTTCCTGCCCCACCCGGAGCTTCTGGGACCACGGGACACAGATGTGCACTGGCAGACTGAGTCAcctccctccctgccccactGCGGCTCCTTGTCAGCAGccagaggtgggggtgggggaagaacCAGCTGGCTAACCAGGGAGAAACCAGATTGTTCCGGATTAAATTTTGGCCAGGCACACAGCCTAAGGCTGGGACCCCAAGGGGTTCAGGGCAGGGGCTGGTGCTTCCACCCTTCCAGGAGGGACAGGAAGTGACGGCAGGAGGTGCTGGCTGGTTCCCTTTCAGTGTGAAAGTGAAAGGCCAGAGCTTTTCCTCCCAAGGCGCCAGCTCCCAGCGTGGCCAGGGCCAGCCCCACGCCTCCTCACAGTGCAGGGAGGGTGTGACCTACAGCAGAAAAATGGTCAGAAAGGGGCTGGAAGGCTGGGGGATTCAGCCACTCCCAAAGAGAACCCAGACGAGGGACCTCCTCCCTGCCCTGGTCTGAGGGCAGTTCCATACACATGCATCTGGACCCTGAAGAAAGCCTGGAGGTGCTGGGCTGCTATGGCTCAGTTTCTTCAGCTGAGAAAAGGGCCCAGTGGCCTGCAGCTTTCTTAAGATGGATGGGTCAGTGACACAGGTTTACACTGGCTTGAGGCCAAAGACTGGCAAAGCAGAGATTCCCTGGGACTTCCTGGGAGGGCTGGAGGGGGCACTGGGGCTTCTTCCCCAGAGGCCCTGCCTGTCACTGGCCCCTTGGTGACAACTCAGACTCTCATATTTGGCAAATCAAACTGAATAAATGTTACGCAAAAGAGGCAAGTCCAGGGTCGACCACATCCTGTGGGTGGCTTGTTGGGGTGATAGCTGGAGGCCCGAGAGAAGGCAGGCGGGAGGTGTGGGGCGAGGCTGGGGTTCCAGATGCCGAAGGTCTTGCAAATTGTAGGGGAGACAAAGTCCAGCCCCAGGGCAGCACTCATCCCCATCTGCTGTCCCCCAGTAGCCTGCTCATAACAAGAGCTAACATGTATTGAGAGCTGAGGCCTCGACTGCTCTAAGTGCTCTACACTGAACCATCGGCAAGCCCATGAGGAGAATACCATAGTGACCATTCCCTTCCCTTTTCTTAGATGAGGAAACTGTAGTCCAGAGAGGGTAACAGTCACCAGGGTCACACAACAATAAtgcagagatgcagacccagagccATGGCTCGTAACCACTCTGTGTGGATGCTTGGACAGGTTCAAGGACAGGCACAGACTCTGATGGAGGGgaaggggcaggggagggggttCTGAGCTCCAGTGGAACAGCTTCATCCTACAAGGCTTGCTACAGTAAAGGAAAGAAAGGTTCCATGACCTACCCAAGGTCACCTGGCTAGTGCTAAGagttggaaattgaacccagtctGGGGCCAGTGAGTTGCCTTCCTGTCCCTAACAGAAGACCTGGAGTCTATTTGGGAGGAAAAAAGCTCCAAATGTGTTTGCACAAAGTGTGTGGCGAGAGAAGAGCAGGTGGGAGTGGGAGGAAGGGCGTCTCTCCTGCTCTTCCTGCAGGAACACAGGTTAGGAGACTGCGAGGCTTTCCTGGCTGGCCAGGTCCCTGGTCTGTGGTCCTCACAATGCCCCGTGCTGCCCCCTCACGCTGCCCCCTTCCCTGGGCCCTCTgcacagtctcccaaggcctggatGTGCTTGTTCCCAGGCTCTGCTGCCTGTCCCAGCCACACAGGTGTGCTGCTCACCTGCCTCCCTCTGAACACATGAACACACTCAGCTATGTGCTTGTGCCCCTCCTGGCCAGCGTCTTCAAGCCCTGGGACCTGGTGTCCTGCCTGTGGGCACTAAACACCCTGGTGGGGACATCTACTCTCAGCAGGTGCAGCCCTCCTCTTCCTGCAGTGGAGAGCTCCGTGGGCTCAGGAGACCAGACCTCTCCTCACCCTCACTGAGTGCTAACTGCCCAGGAGGTCAGGGCCCCCCAGCTTGGCCAAGGAGACTGATAGGATGTGTACTGGGAGCCTCCAGCCACTGTTCCGGCCCCAGGACAGAGGCAGGGCTGGGCCGCCTCCCCAGGTGAAAAGACCTGCCTGGGCTGGGTCTGATTAGAGGAGAAAAATTCCCTTAGAAGGAAACAGAGGTGAATTTCCCCACGATTTGCATATGGTGGGGGCTAGCCAGCCTGCCTGCCCCTGGGGGGAGGGGGCATCAGGGCAGGAACCCAGCGACAGCTGAGACAGGAAGTGTGAAGCTGGAATTCCCCTCCTGCCACAGCCCCAACTCAGAAACCCCCAGCAGGCAGGCAGGCGGTGCTGTCTGTCTCCAGGGTCAGCTCCCAAGTGCCCCCCactgctgccctcctccctcctcccaggctcctcctccttttaccaggatacaaacacacacagcacATGGCTGTCCCCAGGGCTCAGCCACTTCTGTGGGCCTGAGGCCCACAGGGGCAGAGTCACAGGCTCATCCTAGCTCCTCAGCGTGGCTCAGGCTCGAGCGTGAGGGGACCCGACCTTCCTGTGACCTGCCTCCCTCTGGCATGGAAGCCCCCTTTTCTCAGCCTCCCATCCAGGACCTACCCAGTTCAGGAATGGGAATGGTGGGGAAGGGGCTCCCCTGCGCTTGTGCTGAGCTAGAGCTAGGCCAGGACCAGCTGACAGTGGCCTGCCCTGCTGGGCTGGAGCAGGTGGAGGGCAGAGGCTGACTGGGAGAGTCCTCAGGGAAGCGGGGAAGGCGCTCACACCGCCTCCCGCCCTGTGTCTGGGGTCTCCCCGCATCCCTGCCAACAGGAACTTTTCCTGATGAGTGATCCACCCGTCCTGACTCACCAGCCACCTCGAAGGGAACTGGGAGAAAGCAGCAGGGAAGGCGGGGCCACAGATCCAAGGGAGAAGTCAGATTCTCAGGTCAGGAGCAACCCTGGCCTCATCCTTGGCTCCCACCCCTCGCCACGACCCATGTGAGCACATAGGGGCCACAGTTAGGGGGCTGTGTGCTGACTTTGGCTCTGGGAGCCCCAGAGACCAGTCTAGCAGAGACTTGGCTCACCTGAGGCCAGAGCATCAGGCCACCCACCCACACCCCATGGAGAATCAGAGCCAGCCTTGAGGTCACTCCAGGTCACAGCCCTGAAGGTCTCAGTAGCTGGGCCTGCTTCCATGGGAGCCCAGGCCTGGGACAGGAAGGCCTCAGAAGACCCAGGCCCTGAACAGTAGTAACAGGAACAACTCCTGTTCACTGAGCACCTGTGACTTTCCAGGTGCCATGCCTTTGCTCTCACAATGACCACCTGAAGCAGCAGGAGATAAAGCCCAGAGTGGCTAAGTAACCGCTCCCATCTGGAGCACTGGGGCTCACAGGCAAATCCCCCGCCGCCGCGGTCTTGCCTCCTGTTACAGGCGAGGAATTTAGATGGACATGGCTGGCCTCAGGAGACCCAAACATAAAGTGAATTCTGGGGACACAGAACCTGAATTCCAATCCTTGCTCCACTAGCTACCAGTAGTGTGACCCCGGACAAGGCTTTGAGCCCGAGTTTCATCCGCATGACCTGTCACAAGGCTTAAGGGAGCCTCCTGGCATGACGTAGGCCCTCATAAGGGCTTTCCCATTATATTATCTTTCCCTTCCTCTAGCCCAGTCCACCAGAGAAGTCAACTCCTGCCTGAAAGCTCCCCCACCTGAACCGCAGGGAGAGAGACACCTCTCCACTCATCTCCACAGAAGTGACACGTACCTCATGGCCACGTTGCTCCCATCGATGACCACTGGCCTCAGGTCACTGCCCTCCTTATCCTCCTCTGGGAGTGAGGGCTCCAGGCTGGGGGCCTTGGGGGTGCCCCCTCCCCGGGGCACCAGAGGGAGCTGAGGGCCGGGGTCTTGAGAGGCCTGGCGCTCATGCTCGGAAGCTGCGCTATGCTTCACCAGCTCCCCCAGCACTGTGTTGGTGTCTGCCTGGACCCCCAGCTTCTGCAGGACGCTGTGGATCTCAGAGGATGAGTAGCCCAGCTTCCGGAAGAAGTCCACCTTCATCTGTAGCTCCAAAGCTGATGCCTCCTCTGGGGTGGGCTCCCGGGCAGGCCGGGGGGTACCCCGACAGCTGTGGCTGTCCTCAAGCCCCCACAGACTCATGGTGGGGCTGGCTTCCTGGACAGGCCTCTCTCCTCGGGTGCCACTCATATCTCACACTCCTGGAAGGCACCTGTCACAGCTCCTGTGGGACAACACAGGGTTAGGGATGGGGAATGTTGCTCTCATCCCCTCTCCTGCCTGCTCTTCCCAACAGGATGAGACAACACTGGACTGGTGACACTATGTCGGCTCAGGTTGTCCCCTCAAAAACTCTCTCAGCTAAGGATTATCTTTCCCATTATATaaagggggaaactgaggcacgggCGCTAAGAACTTGCTCAAGGTCTTCCAACTGTTAGCTGGTGACGCAAGAATTTGAAGTTAGTCTGATTCCACCCCCAAGCGCAACCCCTCACGCTAACACGGGGAGGGGGGGGCAGAAGGCAGGGGCGGGGCTCTCATACGGAAACCCGGGCGGGAAGTGCGCTCGGGGATGTGGGGGCCACGGGGCCAGTGGGCTGGCGGGCCAGGGTGGGGGGCTTCCCCGTTGAGGTCATCGCCTTCATCCGCCCGCCCGCCCCACACTCAGAACCCAGGCCTAGAAGGGGCAGGGCCGGGGCCGGCCTCCCGGGCCGCGGGAGGGCAAGTTTCCGGGGTGACCCACTGGAGAAAAAAGTTGCTGGGAGACTCTGGTTGGCTCCCGGGCGCCGGTGACGCGGAGGCTGTCCCGGTAGAGACCCGCACTGTCGCGGCGCTGCCCCAGGACCTCGGGACCCTCCCCGGGGCTCCCCCAACTTGAGCTAAGTTGGAGGGGGTCTAAAGGGGCCGGGGAAGCCGGACCCCGCCGCGCCCTCCCCACTCCCTTCTTCCCGGGCCCCGCCGCGCGCCTCACCCCGCTGCGCCCCAGCCGCGGCCGGCGGCGGATCCATGGGGCCGAGTCCCCGGCGCCTTTGTACCGCAGGGGGCGAGGCAGGTGCTTTAAGAACCGTGACGCGGAAGCTCGGCAGGGCCGTCGCCCCTTCCTGCtccgccccccgcgcccgccccgcccccgggctcggcccctcccccggGCTCGGCCCCGGCCCCGGCGCCTCGCCCCGCCCCGCCAGTGCAGGGTCGGCGCGCGCAGACCCCGACGCGCTGACCGGCCCCGCGGCTGCGTGACCTGCCCGCGGGTGGAGCGCACAGGCCGCCTGCATCCCCTCTGCGTGAGGTCACCAGGTACGCGCACCTGTCAGGTAAGGGCCGACGGAGGTGCGCACCAGCAGTACAAGAACAGGTACAGTTTTCATCGTTCAAATCGAAGCACTTAAAAGGATGCGCGCGAAATGAATCTGGTACGCAAAGGTGGGACCGTAGTTTTAAAGAGAGGTACACCCAGACAGGCACTTCTCAGATGGAGCCAGGACTCCCAATGATCGGTCGTGGTTGAAGCGgttacccagaggtgagccacaccCAGGATCAGGTAGACTTTTTCTGATGTAAGCACCTTCTAAAATAGGCTGATGCACAACGAGTGGGAGAAAAACCAGGGAAAGAAGGGACCTTGACACCAATCCCCATCGGTTCATGGAAGGACACTGTTATCTAGGGCCCCAC is a window encoding:
- the Zc3h12a gene encoding endoribonuclease ZC3H12A codes for the protein MSGTRGERPVQEASPTMSLWGLEDSHSCRGTPRPAREPTPEEASALELQMKVDFFRKLGYSSSEIHSVLQKLGVQADTNTVLGELVKHSAASEHERQASQDPGPQLPLVPRGGGTPKAPSLEPSLPEEDKEGSDLRPVVIDGSNVAMSHGNKEVFSCRGILLAVTWFLERGHTDITVFVPSWRKEQPRPDVPITDQHILRELEKKKILVFTPSRRVGGKRVVCYDDRFIVKLAYDSDGVVVSNDTYRDLQGERQEWKRFIEERLLMYSFVNDKFMPPDDPLGRHGPSLDNFLRKKPLPSEHRKQPCPYGRKCTYGVKCRFFHPERPSRPQRSVADELRANALLSPPRAPGKDKSSQRPSTSSQSGSLPADGEQSSQEGKKLGAQAPSGPRQEGLTQTFAPAGRGHPPSGGSGGHLGPTDWLPQTLDSLPYISQDCLDSGIGSLESQMSELWGVRAGGPGEPGPPQGLYSGYRHYGSELQAVPAFPAFGRAMGAGHFSVPADYTPPPRAFPSREYWSEPYPLPPPTPVLQEAPMPGPGAGGGPWGGAGGLAKERASVYTKLCGVFPPHLVEAVMGRFPQLLDPQQLAAEILSYKSQHLTE